From Phragmites australis chromosome 5, lpPhrAust1.1, whole genome shotgun sequence, a single genomic window includes:
- the LOC133918400 gene encoding DExH-box ATP-dependent RNA helicase DExH11 isoform X2: MDGPATTSPASEVPFRITFSGHGGHLRLDPTPHPPSPIPDFVLPPAYPPGSPSSVKEYLEANYLNPELYLPTAADGARVWDVDWFDLSRPPLEPSAPRTMLAPAWEPPFRRGRRPSESHVWDPESVQMEMSEVFDLENGGVAPRMPGPAKDFVRGSVNSRPFRPGGLQGDAAEAAAMQKAFPEGAQNGDWVHELMSGGPAQVAPPGFRKGLELGQLKEYKSHWKCFRDGELVEEQPASSSNDTMEKYSVQFDDLFKIAWEEDAVNKVLQEGDVQQSAKDEGTNEVDEQKVDALKDASGTITKLDGEKQEVDAARDVSETETDLDQMLLSEVQDTRRESGGSVDDKTTQDGKVWALVGGDEDIVTNFYKLVPDMAIEFPFELDKFQKEAIYYLEKGESVFVAAHTSAGKTVVAEYAFALATKHCTRAVYTAPIKTISNQKYRDFCGKFDVGLLTGDVSIRPEATCLIMTTEILRSMLYRGADIIRDIEWVIFDEVHYINDAERGVVWEEVIIMLPKHINIVLLSATVPNTVEFADWIGRTKQKKIRVTSTNKRPVPLEHCLFYSGEVYKICERDTFITQGFREAKDAFKKKNSNKLGVKPGPKSGTPAVRAGIQGRNPDASNRGRDQKYPKHHNANSGAAAVQQSSSGPKRSESSFWMPLVNNLLKKSLVPVVIFCFSKNRCDKSADSMFGSDLTSNSEKSEIRVFCDKAFSRLKGSDRNLPQVVGIQSLLRRGIGVHHAGLLPIVKEVVEMLFCHGVIKVLFSTETFAMGVNAPARTVVFDSLRKFDGKEHRKLLPGEYIQMAGRAGRRGLDNIGTVIIMCRDEIPEESDLKNLIVGKPTRLESQFRLTYTMILHLLRVEELKVEDMLKRSFAEFHAQKNLPEKEKLLMQMLCQPTKTIECIKGEPSIEEYYEMALQAEAHREFITEAIMQSPNSQQFLSPGRLVVVKSESDDDHLLGVVLKNQHAALRRYIVLVLTGDCISSALAPGSFNQIEKEPGDFQQGHFIIPKGKRGMDDEYFSSVSTRKVSGVINIKLPYKGDASGMGFEVRAIENKEIMSICTGKIKIDQVRLLEEPSKTAYSKTVQQLIKEQPDGTKYPPALDAIKDLKMKDMYLVESYHAYHRLLQKMSGNKCHGCIKLKEHISLMREQKKYKDQMNELKYEMSDEALQQMPEFQGRIDVLKVIHYIDSDLVVQLKGRVACEMNSGEELISTECLFENQLDDLEPEEAVAIMSALVFQQRNASEPSLTPKLAEAKKRLYDTAIRLGKLQAEFKVPVDPEEYARDNLKFGLVEVVYEWAKGTPFADICELTDVSEGLIVRTIVRLDETCREFRNAASIMGNSALYKKMEIASNAIKRDIVFAASLYVTGI; encoded by the exons ATGGACGGCCCTGCCACCACCTCGCCGGCGAGCGAGGTGCCGTTCCGCATCACCTTCTCCGGCCACGGCGGCCACCTCCGCCTCGACCCTACGCCGCACCCGCCCAGCCCTATTCCCGACTTCGTCCTG CCGCCGGCCTACCCTCCGGGGAGCCCGAGCAGCGTGAAGGAGTACCTCGAGGCCAACTACCTCAACCCTGAGCTCTACCTCCCCACCGCGGCAGATGGCGCCAGGGTGTGGGACGTGGACTGGTTCGACCTGTCCAGGCCGCCGCTGGAGCCCTCAGCCCCGCGCACCATGCTCGCGCCCGCCTGGGAGCCGCCTTTCCGGCGCGGCCGGCGGCCTTCGGAGTCACATGTGTGGGACCCTGAGTCCGTGCAGATGGAGATGAGCGAGGTGTTCGATTTGGAGAACGGGGGTGTGGCGCCGCGGATGCCTGGTCCGGCGAAGGATTTCGTCAGGGGGAGCGTGAACAGCAGGCCGTTTCGCCCGGGTGGTCTGCAAGGTGACGCTGCCGAGGCGGCTGCGATGCAGAAGGCGTTCCCGGAAGGTGCGCAGAATGGTGATTGGGTGCATGAGCTTATGAGCGGTGGTCCAGCGCAGGTTGCTCCTCCGGGATTCCGCAAGGGATTGGAGTTGGGTCAATTGAAG GAGTATAAAAGCCACTGGAAGTGTTTCCGAGATGGAGAACTTGTAGAGGAGCAACCTGCATCTTCATCAAATGACACAATG GAAAAATACTCGGTGCAGTTTGATGATCTTTTCAAGATAGCTTGGGAGGAAGATGCTGTCAACAAGGTGTTGCAGGAGGGTGATGTTCAACAATCGGCTAAAGATGAGGGAACCAATG AAGTTGATGAACAAAAAGTTGATGCATTGAAAGACGCTTCTGGGACTATAACAAAGCTAGATGGTGAGAAACAAGAAGTTGATGCCGCAAGAGATGTTTCCGAAACTGAAACAGACTTGGACCAAATGTTATTGTCTGAAGTGCAAGATACTCGCAGAGAATCAGGTGGATCTGTTGATGACAAAACGACACAGGATGGCAAG GTTTGGGCACTTGTTGGCGGGGACGAAGACATTGTGACTAACTTCTACAAACTCGTTCCCGATATGGCCATTGAGTTTCCATTTGAATTAGATAAGTTCCAGAAGGAG GCTATATATTATCTTGAGAAGGGTGAATCAGTCTTCGTGGCAGCCCATACTTCAGCAGGAAAGACAGTTGTTGCAGAGTATGCATTCGCTTTAGCAACAAAA CATTGCACCAGGGCTGTCTATACTGCTCCTATTAAAACTATCAGCAACCAGAAATACCGAGATTTCTGTGGGAAGTTTGATGTGGGACTTCTGACAGGAGATGTCAGCATCAGGCCAGAGGCAACTTGCTTAATTATGACAACTGAAATATTGCGCTCAATGCTTTACAGAGGTGCGGACATTATACGTGATATCGAATGG GTAATCTTCGATGAAGTGCATTATATAAATGACGCCGAAAGAGGTGTAGTTTGGGAGGAAGTTATTATAATGCTCCCGAAGCACATTAACATTGTTCTTCTTTCGGCAACG GTCCCAAATACCGTTGAATTTGCTGACTGGATTGGTCGAACAAAGCAGAAGAAAATTCGTGTCACATC GACCAACAAAAGGCCTGTTCCTCTTGAGCATTGCTTGTTCTACTCTGGAGAGGTGTACAAAATATGCGAGAGGGACACCTTTATTACTCAAGGATTTAGAGAAGCAAAAGATgctttcaaaaagaaaaattcgAACAAGCTTGGAGTGAAACCTGGTCCAAAATCAGGAACCCCTGCAGTACGTGCTGGAATTCAAGGCAGAAATCCAGATGCATCTAACAGGGGAAGAGATCAGAAATACCCAAAGCACCACAATGCCAATTCAGGAGCAGCAGCAGTTCAACAAAGTTCCTCAGGGCCAAAGAGATCAGAGTCTTCATTTTGGATGCCACTTGTAAATAACCTTCTGAAGAAATCCCTTGTGCCT GTGgtgattttttgtttctcaaagaACCGCTGTGATAAATCAGCAGATAGCATGTTTGGCTCTGATCTCACCAGTAATTCGGAGAAAAGTGAAATCCGTGTCTTCTGTGACAAGGCCTTCTCACGCCTTAAAGGATCTGATAGGAACCTTCCACAG GTTGTAGGGATACAAAGCCTTCTGCGAAGAGGAATTGGAGTGCACCATGCTGGGCTTCTCCCTATTGTGAAGGAAGTAGTTGAGATGCTATTCTGTCATGGTGTGATCAAG GTACTGTTTTCCACGGAGACATTTGCAATGGGTGTTAATGCACCAGCAAGAACG GTTGTGTTTGATTCTTTAAGAAAGTTCGATGGAAAAGAACACCGAAAATTGCTTCCAGGAGAGTATATTCAAATGGCTGGACGAGCTGGCAGGAGAGGACTTGATAACATTGGCACAGTGATCATTATGTGTCGTGATGAAATTCCTGAAGAAAGTGATTTGAAAAATTTGATTGTTGGAAAACCAACTCGATTGGAATCTCAATTTCGATTAACATACACTATGATACTACATCTTCTACGTGTGGAGGAACTGAAG GTTGAGGATATGCTGAAGAGAAGTTTTGCCGAATTCCATGCACAAAAGAATTTGCCTGAGAAGGAAAAGCTACTTATGCAAATGCTTTGTCAACCTACAAAGACAATAGA GTGCATAAAAGGAGAGCCTTCTATCGAAGAATACTACGAGATGGCTTTACAAGCTGAGGCACATAGGGAATTTATCACAGAGGCAATTATGCAGTCACCCAATTCTCAACAGTTTCTTTCGCCTGGAAGACTGGTGGTTGTTAAATCTGAATCA GATGATGATCATTTGCTTGGCGTAGTACTGAAAAATCAACATGCAGCACTAAGGCGATACATTGTTCTTGTACTGACCGGTGATTGCATTTCATCTGCACTAGCCCCTGGTTCGTTCAATCAAATTGAAAAGGAACCTGGGGATTTTCAACAAGGACACTTTATTATCCCGAAAGGAAAACGTGGCATGGACGACGAATATTTCTCTTCTGTCAGCACACGAAAAGTTTCAGGTGTTATCAATATCAAGCTACCATACAAGGGGGATGCATCTGGAATGGGTTTTGAAGTAAGAGCAATAGAGAACAAAGAGATAATGAGTATATGCACTGGCAAAATAAAGATTGATCAAGTCAGACTCCTCGAGGAGCCTAGCAAAACTGCTTACTCTAAAACTGTCCAACAGCTTATAAAAGAGCAACCGGATGGAACTAAGTATCCTCCTGCTTTAGATGCAATAAAAG ATCTAAAAATGAAAGACATGTATCTTGTTGAAAGCTACCATGCATATCACAGACTACTGCAAAAAATGTCTGGAAACAAGTGCCATGGTTGTATAAAGCTAAAGGAGCATATATCATTGATGAGGGAGCAAAAGAAGTACAAGGATCAGATGaatgaattgaaatatgaaaTGTCAGATGAGGCGCTTCAACAGATGCCAGAGTTTCAAGGCAGA ATTGATGTACTGAAGGTGATCCACTATATTGATTCTGATCTGGTTGTGCAACTCAAGGGTCGAGTAGCCTGTGAAATGAACTCTGGTGAGGAGTTAATATCAACAGAATGTCTGTTTGAGAATCAATTGGATGACCTCGAACCTGAAGAAGCCGTGGCTATTATGTCTGCATTAGTTTTCCAACAGCGGAATGCATCAGAACCATCTCTTACGCCAAAATTGGCTGAAGCCAAAAAGAG GCTCTACGATACAGCAATCAGATTAGGAAAGCTACAAGCAGAGTTCAAGGTGCCTGTGGATCCGGAGGAGTATGCACGTGATAATCTCAAGTTTGGCCTTGTTGAGGTTGTCTACGAGTGGGCGAAG GGAACACCTTTCGCGGACATATGTGAGCTGACGGATGTATCTGAAGGGCTCATTGTAAGAACAATCGTTCGGTTGGATGAAACATGCAGAGAATTCAGGAATGCAGCTTCCATAATGGGGAACTCTGCGTTGTACAAGAAGATGGAGATTGCGTCTAATGCTATTAAGCGTGACATTGTGTTTGCGGCAAGCCTGTATGTCACAGGAATTTGA